The proteins below are encoded in one region of Patescibacteria group bacterium:
- the feoB gene encoding ferrous iron transport protein B yields the protein MAKEGKLNIVLAGNANTGKSVIFNYLTGLHQHLGNWPGKTVEKAEGTLCYKGYTIDVLDLPGIYSLATYSMEELVSREYIASQKSDFVVNVVDGTNLERNLIFTLQLLELERPTVLALNMVNLFKKKRIDINIEKLEEILKIPVVPVAAIYGKGITKILDRGIALIESKRVGNQSNLKYGKEVEEQIEKLISMMSNLELSYSKRWLAIKLLEKDKEVEKLVRNKAPAILEKAKELISYIEKIHGHDSSIVVAGERCHLVSDIIQSVLRITKLSKTSFTEKLNSITSHKIWGYPVLILVLFLMFGFIFKFGDWFSSYFIKIFPNVQLWYENFLGNSVLASLIWAGIESVLGLIMIAIPYIIPFYFVLYFLEDCGYLARIAFLMDNLMHKLGVHGKACIPLLLGYGCNVPACLSCRIMETKRERFLTGFLSTLIPCSAITVVILGLVGKFVGIKWALALYLFNILIIFIIGKLASKILPGEPTGLIMEMPDYRKLHFRTIFLQTWFRLKDFLFIAGPLVIISGIIIKGLYLVGWLAVIANFLSPVTVKWLGLPVLTGILLIFGILRKELILVMLATLLGTANFALALSPVQMITLALITMFYIPCVATIAVLRREFGWKRALGITIFKIFLAILLGGIAFRLLSAFL from the coding sequence ATGGCTAAAGAAGGAAAATTAAATATAGTTTTGGCCGGAAACGCTAATACCGGGAAAAGCGTGATTTTTAATTACTTAACCGGTCTCCATCAGCATTTGGGTAATTGGCCAGGGAAAACAGTAGAGAAAGCAGAAGGAACTTTGTGTTACAAAGGATACACTATTGATGTTTTAGATTTGCCAGGAATTTATTCTCTCGCCACTTATTCAATGGAAGAGTTAGTTTCAAGAGAATACATTGCCTCTCAGAAATCAGATTTTGTCGTGAATGTCGTAGACGGTACCAACTTAGAGAGAAACTTAATTTTTACTTTGCAACTTTTAGAATTAGAGCGACCAACCGTTTTAGCCTTGAATATGGTGAATTTGTTTAAAAAAAAGAGAATAGATATTAATATTGAAAAATTAGAAGAAATCTTAAAAATTCCCGTGGTGCCGGTTGCAGCCATTTATGGTAAGGGGATAACAAAAATTTTAGATAGAGGTATTGCTTTAATAGAATCGAAAAGGGTAGGAAATCAGAGCAATCTAAAATACGGAAAAGAAGTAGAAGAGCAGATTGAAAAACTTATCAGCATGATGTCCAATCTTGAACTTTCCTATTCAAAAAGGTGGTTGGCCATAAAGCTTTTAGAAAAAGATAAAGAAGTTGAAAAATTAGTCAGAAATAAAGCCCCCGCCATATTAGAAAAGGCAAAAGAATTAATTTCTTATATTGAGAAAATTCATGGGCATGACTCATCTATTGTCGTCGCCGGCGAGCGTTGCCATTTGGTTTCAGACATAATTCAAAGTGTACTAAGAATAACCAAATTATCGAAAACAAGCTTCACTGAAAAATTAAACTCGATAACCAGCCATAAAATTTGGGGTTATCCTGTTTTAATTTTAGTCTTATTTTTAATGTTCGGATTCATTTTTAAATTTGGCGACTGGTTTTCCTCGTATTTTATAAAGATATTTCCCAACGTTCAGCTATGGTATGAAAACTTTCTCGGTAATTCAGTTTTAGCTTCGTTGATTTGGGCAGGAATTGAAAGTGTTTTGGGTTTAATCATGATCGCTATTCCTTATATTATTCCCTTTTATTTTGTTTTATATTTTTTAGAAGATTGCGGATATTTGGCCCGCATTGCTTTTTTAATGGACAATTTAATGCACAAACTTGGCGTACATGGTAAGGCCTGTATCCCATTGCTTCTTGGTTATGGTTGTAATGTTCCGGCCTGTCTTTCTTGCCGCATTATGGAGACTAAAAGGGAAAGATTTTTGACAGGATTTTTATCCACCCTTATTCCTTGTAGCGCCATCACGGTTGTTATTTTAGGATTAGTAGGAAAATTTGTCGGTATAAAATGGGCCCTTGCTTTATATTTATTTAATATTTTAATTATTTTTATTATAGGAAAATTGGCTTCCAAAATTTTACCAGGCGAGCCGACAGGGCTTATTATGGAAATGCCAGACTATAGAAAACTACATTTTAGAACAATATTTCTACAAACTTGGTTCAGGTTAAAAGATTTTCTTTTTATCGCCGGCCCTTTAGTGATTATCTCCGGAATAATAATTAAAGGACTTTATTTAGTTGGTTGGCTGGCGGTGATTGCTAATTTTTTAAGCCCCGTCACTGTAAAATGGCTCGGGTTGCCAGTTCTAACTGGAATTTTATTGATTTTCGGCATTTTGAGAAAAGAATTAATTTTGGTTATGTTAGCTACGCTATTAGGAACCGCTAATTTTGCTCTAGCTTTGAGTCCTGTCCAAATGATTACCTTGGCGTTAATTACCATGTTTTATATTCCCTGTGTAGCCACCATTGCTGTTCTTCGACGAGAATTTGGCTGGAAAAGAGCTTTGGGAATTACCATCTTTAAAATATTTTTAGCTATTTTGTTGGGCGGAATAGCTTTTAGATTATTGAGTGCATTTTTATAA
- a CDS encoding M23 family metallopeptidase, which translates to MKKILLIIILFIIAAVILFLVRYFLMPKQLQPVSNTNQSLAIINNSSNPAPLPNHILTMSNFQPPLDRAGERVTKKNFGIYITPQTSPVQPERFAGYHTGADFEIFPEEINIDVPVKAICSGDLKLKKSASGYGGVAVESCSLNGQSFTIIYGHLKLASISSKVGNSIKSGDIIGVLGAAYSPETDGERKHLHLGIHRGTAINILGYVQNKADLSAWTDPCLYVCPAVKI; encoded by the coding sequence ATGAAAAAAATATTACTAATCATTATTTTATTTATCATTGCCGCAGTAATTTTATTTTTAGTACGATATTTTTTAATGCCAAAACAACTCCAGCCGGTTTCAAATACAAATCAGTCACTGGCGATAATCAACAATTCCTCTAATCCTGCGCCTTTGCCGAATCATATTCTAACGATGTCTAATTTTCAGCCGCCCCTTGATAGAGCAGGTGAGCGGGTTACGAAGAAAAACTTTGGTATTTATATTACTCCGCAAACTTCACCGGTCCAGCCGGAAAGATTTGCTGGCTATCATACTGGCGCTGACTTTGAAATATTTCCCGAAGAAATCAACATCGACGTGCCGGTTAAAGCAATTTGTTCTGGCGATTTAAAATTAAAAAAATCGGCTAGTGGTTATGGTGGTGTGGCGGTAGAATCTTGTTCTTTAAACGGCCAGTCATTCACAATAATTTATGGGCATTTAAAATTAGCGAGCATCAGCTCTAAGGTCGGGAATAGTATTAAAAGCGGCGATATAATCGGCGTTTTGGGTGCCGCTTATAGTCCAGAAACCGACGGCGAAAGAAAACATTTGCATTTAGGAATTCACCGAGGAACCGCCATTAATATTTTGGGCTATGTTCAAAATAAGGCCGATTTATCCGCCTGGACTGATCCTTGTTTGTATGTTTGCCCCGCAGTGAAAATTTAA
- a CDS encoding sigma-70 family RNA polymerase sigma factor produces the protein MIGQDINLVRQYLNGDEQSLEILIKKYLKQIYGFVYRYTNSASETEDITQEVFLRMWRNIKKFDQKKNFKTWLFAIAKNAAIDHFRKYRLATGERKAVPFSNFENEDGSNLIFDTLADLGPTAHEIFERKNLVQIISLAVEKLSEKYQTVLSLYYHKQLNFREIAEQLNQSINTVKSNHRRAIIALKNILLK, from the coding sequence ATGATAGGCCAAGATATAAATTTAGTGCGGCAATATCTTAATGGCGATGAACAATCGCTAGAGATTTTGATTAAAAAATACCTTAAACAGATTTATGGTTTTGTCTATCGTTATACAAATAGCGCTTCAGAGACAGAAGACATAACACAGGAGGTCTTTTTGCGGATGTGGCGAAATATTAAAAAATTTGATCAAAAGAAAAATTTTAAAACCTGGCTATTTGCCATTGCTAAAAACGCAGCTATTGATCATTTCCGAAAATACCGCCTGGCAACAGGTGAAAGAAAAGCGGTGCCTTTTTCGAACTTTGAGAATGAAGACGGCAGCAATTTAATCTTTGATACTTTAGCTGACCTTGGCCCCACGGCTCACGAAATTTTCGAAAGAAAGAATTTAGTCCAAATTATTTCTTTAGCTGTGGAAAAACTCTCCGAAAAATACCAAACCGTCCTTTCTCTTTATTATCACAAACAATTAAATTTCCGGGAAATTGCCGAGCAACTTAATCAATCTATTAATACGGTGAAAAGTAATCACCGCCGAGCTATTATTGCTTTAAAAAATATCCTATTAAAATAA
- a CDS encoding efflux RND transporter periplasmic adaptor subunit gives MTAKIIKRLSKHKAITIFSVVVIIVIGYFGVKALKGSGVSITYALASVEKGTVISSVSGSGQVSASDQIEIKSKASGDALYVGTKAGQSVKSGTVLVQLDSKNAQKSVRDAQTNLDSAKLSLQKLQQPPDSLSLLQAQDALVQANQSKQNALDDLAKTYEDGFNTVSNAFLDLPTIMTGLDNILHSYTLSQTQMNLDYYANGALRYDSAATQYRNDAEDKYQKAKKEYDQNFTDYKSTTRFSSTEAIESLVTETYNTTKDLAEAVKSTNNLIQFYKDKLTEHSIIPSPMADTHLTNLNTYTSKTNSSLSSLLSIKTSITDDKQAITNADATIAERTASLAKLQAGTDPLDIQSQQLSIKQKENALLDAKQTLTDYSIRAPIDGTIAELDVKKGDSVSSGTTVAIIISKQSIAEIPLNEVDVSKVKIGQKATLTFDAIEGLNISGQVAEIDTIGTVSQGVVNYNVKITFDTEDTRVKPGMSVSAAIITDIRQDVLVVSNSAIKSSGDTSYVEIPLEKVSDTQLASAGGINLSETPKRQIVVTGLSDDSFTEITSGLNEGDQIIIKTIANGAKTSSTKTQNIFQTTGANRGTGGGMIFRP, from the coding sequence ATGACTGCAAAAATCATTAAAAGGTTATCAAAGCATAAGGCGATTACTATTTTTAGTGTTGTTGTAATAATTGTAATCGGTTATTTCGGAGTCAAGGCTCTTAAGGGAAGCGGCGTTTCAATTACCTATGCTTTAGCTTCGGTTGAGAAAGGAACGGTTATAAGTTCTGTTTCCGGCAGTGGCCAGGTTTCTGCCTCTGATCAAATTGAAATTAAATCAAAGGCCTCAGGAGATGCGCTTTATGTTGGCACTAAGGCGGGACAAAGCGTTAAGTCCGGGACAGTGTTGGTTCAACTTGATTCCAAGAATGCACAAAAGTCTGTTAGAGACGCGCAGACTAATTTAGATTCAGCTAAGCTATCTTTACAAAAATTACAACAGCCACCAGATTCGCTTTCTCTTTTGCAGGCTCAAGACGCTCTGGTTCAAGCCAATCAATCCAAACAAAATGCGCTAGATGATTTGGCTAAAACCTATGAAGACGGTTTTAATACAGTCTCTAATGCTTTTTTGGATTTACCTACTATTATGACCGGGCTAGATAATATTTTACACAGTTATACCCTTAGCCAAACGCAAATGAATTTGGATTATTATGCTAATGGGGCCCTGAGGTATGATAGCGCGGCTACGCAATACAGAAATGACGCCGAAGACAAGTATCAAAAAGCTAAAAAAGAATACGATCAAAATTTTACCGACTATAAGTCCACGACCAGGTTTTCTTCAACTGAAGCGATTGAGAGTTTAGTCACGGAAACTTATAACACTACAAAAGATTTGGCCGAAGCGGTGAAAAGCACCAATAATTTAATTCAATTTTACAAAGATAAACTAACAGAACATAGCATAATTCCTAGTCCAATGGCTGATACGCATCTAACAAATTTAAATACTTATACCAGTAAGACTAATAGTAGTCTTTCAAGCTTGCTTTCGATTAAAACTTCCATCACGGACGATAAGCAGGCCATTACCAATGCTGATGCAACCATTGCCGAACGAACCGCTTCATTAGCAAAACTTCAGGCTGGAACCGATCCTTTAGATATTCAATCACAGCAACTCAGTATTAAACAAAAAGAAAATGCTTTACTTGATGCCAAACAAACTTTGACCGACTATTCAATTCGGGCTCCGATTGACGGCACAATCGCCGAATTAGACGTTAAAAAAGGAGATTCTGTTTCTAGTGGTACGACCGTAGCCATAATCATCTCCAAACAAAGCATTGCCGAGATTCCTTTAAATGAAGTTGACGTATCAAAAGTAAAAATTGGCCAAAAGGCAACACTTACTTTTGATGCGATTGAAGGGTTAAATATCTCTGGCCAAGTGGCGGAGATAGACACCATTGGTACTGTTTCGCAGGGAGTAGTTAATTATAATGTGAAAATTACTTTTGATACCGAAGATACTCGTGTTAAACCGGGTATGAGCGTTTCAGCAGCCATTATTACCGATATACGACAGGATGTTCTGGTCGTATCAAATTCGGCTATAAAATCATCAGGCGATACTAGTTATGTTGAAATTCCGTTGGAAAAAGTTTCTGATACTCAGCTAGCTAGCGCCGGCGGCATTAATTTAAGTGAGACACCTAAAAGACAAATAGTTGTTACCGGCTTGAGCGATGATAGTTTTACGGAAATTACCAGTGGTTTGAATGAAGGCGATCAAATTATCATTAAAACGATCGCTAATGGCGCCAAAACATCTTCTACTAAAACGCAAAATATTTTTCAAACAACCGGAGCTAATCGCGGCACTGGCGGTGGTATGATTTTTCGGCCATAA
- a CDS encoding ABC transporter ATP-binding protein has protein sequence MIECKNINKIYKSEAFETIALKDISFIIKDGEFVAIMGPSGSGKSTLMHILGALDTPTSGEYFLDGKDVSKLSDDELADIRKQKIGFIFQSYNLLPRATVIRNVVLPLIYSGVPKEERDQRAKESLKNSGLDESHFYHLSNQLSGGQMQRVAIARALVNSPSLILADEPTGNLDTKTGEIVLATFQELNDKQKRTIILITHERYVAEHADRIITIRDGAIVEDSKNIQKRIINFNNL, from the coding sequence ATGATAGAATGTAAAAATATAAATAAAATATATAAAAGCGAGGCCTTCGAGACTATCGCCCTAAAAGACATTTCTTTTATTATTAAAGATGGGGAATTTGTGGCTATTATGGGTCCGTCTGGCTCGGGCAAATCTACTTTGATGCATATTTTAGGCGCGCTGGACACTCCCACCAGCGGTGAATATTTTTTAGACGGCAAAGATGTTTCTAAACTTTCCGATGATGAATTAGCGGATATTAGAAAACAAAAAATAGGTTTTATTTTTCAGTCATATAATTTATTGCCACGCGCTACGGTTATTCGCAACGTAGTTTTGCCGTTAATTTATTCCGGAGTTCCAAAAGAAGAACGCGACCAGCGCGCGAAAGAATCACTGAAAAACTCAGGATTAGATGAATCGCACTTTTATCATCTTTCCAATCAGCTTTCCGGCGGTCAGATGCAGCGAGTGGCTATTGCCAGAGCGCTGGTTAATAGCCCTTCTTTAATTTTAGCCGATGAACCGACCGGAAATCTTGATACGAAGACAGGCGAAATTGTTTTAGCTACCTTTCAAGAATTAAACGATAAACAAAAACGAACTATAATTCTAATTACCCATGAGCGTTATGTAGCTGAACATGCTGATCGCATTATTACTATTCGCGACGGCGCTATTGTTGAAGACAGTAAAAATATTCAAAAGAGAATTATTAATTTTAATAATTTATGA
- a CDS encoding ABC transporter permease produces the protein MRISDLFQETFLALLANKARSGLTVLGIVIGIGSVIAMISIGQGAQGSIQSSIQSLGSNLILVTPGMQRGVGNQVSQGRGSAQTLTLEDASAISQNIFNISGVAPDLSGRYQVTAKGTNTNTSIDGVTPFYSSVRNIEIADGVFITDQNVANLSRVAILGSAVSEDLFGTDVSPIGQTIRIKNINFTVVGLTKSKGGTGFGSQDDMIFIPLTTAQQFLAGSQRVSTISVQATSQAVMSQVQEDITFLLLERHHISDSALADFSILNQSDIVAAASSVTNTFTILLGSVAAISLLVGGIGIMNMMLTTVTERTREIGLRKAIGAKGGDINLQFLTEAIMLTFVGGIVGVIFGWLISWGVYQFANIATKVSLTSILLAFGVSALIGIIFGYYPARRASKLNPIEALRYE, from the coding sequence ATGAGAATATCGGATTTATTCCAAGAAACATTTTTGGCTCTGTTGGCCAATAAGGCTCGGTCAGGATTAACTGTTCTTGGTATTGTTATTGGCATTGGATCGGTTATTGCCATGATTTCCATTGGTCAGGGAGCGCAGGGTTCTATTCAATCCAGCATTCAATCGTTAGGATCGAATTTAATTTTAGTTACGCCTGGCATGCAACGAGGAGTTGGTAATCAAGTCAGCCAAGGTCGCGGCTCGGCTCAGACGTTAACGCTCGAAGATGCTAGTGCTATTTCGCAAAATATTTTTAATATTTCTGGCGTCGCTCCAGATTTATCAGGCCGTTATCAAGTTACGGCCAAAGGGACCAACACCAACACATCTATTGACGGCGTGACTCCGTTTTATTCTTCTGTTAGGAATATAGAGATTGCTGATGGAGTATTTATTACGGATCAAAATGTAGCCAACTTAAGTAGGGTGGCGATTCTGGGGTCGGCAGTTAGCGAAGACCTTTTCGGTACAGACGTAAGTCCGATTGGCCAAACAATTCGCATTAAAAATATAAATTTTACGGTCGTTGGGCTTACCAAAAGCAAGGGTGGGACTGGCTTTGGCAGCCAGGATGACATGATCTTTATTCCTTTAACTACGGCGCAACAATTTTTAGCCGGCAGTCAAAGGGTTAGTACAATTAGTGTTCAGGCGACCAGTCAAGCGGTTATGTCGCAAGTTCAAGAAGATATTACTTTTTTATTATTAGAACGTCATCATATTTCTGATTCAGCCTTAGCAGATTTCAGTATTTTAAATCAATCTGATATTGTTGCCGCTGCTTCATCGGTAACCAACACCTTTACGATTTTATTAGGTTCAGTCGCGGCTATTTCGCTTTTAGTTGGTGGTATTGGTATTATGAATATGATGCTCACTACGGTTACTGAGCGGACGCGCGAAATCGGTCTTCGTAAAGCGATTGGCGCAAAGGGCGGAGATATTAATTTGCAATTTTTAACCGAAGCCATAATGCTAACTTTTGTCGGTGGCATTGTCGGCGTTATTTTTGGCTGGCTTATCTCTTGGGGCGTTTACCAGTTTGCTAATATTGCTACAAAAGTTTCTTTGACTTCGATTTTATTGGCTTTCGGAGTTTCGGCTTTAATTGGCATTATTTTTGGCTATTATCCGGCTCGCCGCGCCTCAAAATTAAATCCGATTGAAGCCTTAAGATATGAATAA
- a CDS encoding tRNA uridine(34) 5-carboxymethylaminomethyl modification radical SAM/GNAT enzyme Elp3 — translation MTKNNQLNDFVSELAQKNIKNSEQFLNLKKKLISQTKIQPPNNTTILSIYRELKEKENLSPNYYFEKKLKKRPIRSLSGVAVVSVLTSPRPFGTEQSLSCPHHCLYCPTEKGIPKSYLSGEPAVERAKKLSFDPFWQVKKRIEVLAKNGHPTDKIELIVIGGTWSYLPTKYQTWFIKRCFDGANRKVSKNLNQAQKLNEKGEHRIIGITLETRPDYINAQEIKKMRELGCTRVELGVQNIDDKILKQNQRGHSINETIKATELLKDTGFKVCYHIMPGMFGATVKKDLIMFKKLFSLPNFQPDMLKIYPCVVTKGSPLYKLWQNKKYRPYQNQQLIKLLTQIKSTIPPYVRITRIIRDIPSSKIESGSRISNLREVIQKEMKKSGLSCRCLRCREIKDIKFKIGNIKLKKITYSASGGQEIFLSFENKNKLLAFLRLRLPQRFRSPFSALNGAALIRELHTYGEMVPIGQKKKVAQHIGLGKKLILEAEKLARQAGYKKIAVISGVGVRNYYRRIGYQLRQTYLIKNVK, via the coding sequence ATGACCAAGAATAACCAACTTAATGATTTTGTCAGCGAGCTCGCTCAAAAAAATATTAAAAATAGCGAGCAATTTTTAAATTTAAAGAAAAAACTAATCAGCCAGACTAAAATTCAACCACCGAACAATACAACTATTTTAAGCATCTATCGTGAATTAAAAGAAAAAGAAAATTTATCGCCAAATTATTACTTTGAAAAAAAATTAAAAAAACGGCCGATCCGCTCGCTTTCCGGCGTAGCCGTTGTTTCCGTATTAACTTCACCCCGCCCGTTCGGGACGGAGCAATCCTTGTCCTGCCCGCATCATTGTTTATACTGCCCCACCGAGAAAGGAATCCCCAAAAGTTATTTATCTGGCGAACCCGCAGTAGAAAGGGCAAAAAAATTGTCTTTCGATCCTTTTTGGCAAGTTAAAAAAAGAATTGAAGTTTTGGCAAAAAACGGCCACCCGACCGATAAAATAGAATTAATCGTGATCGGCGGAACCTGGTCATATCTACCGACTAAATATCAAACTTGGTTTATTAAAAGATGCTTTGATGGAGCCAATCGAAAGGTTTCAAAAAATTTAAATCAAGCGCAAAAACTAAACGAAAAAGGAGAACATCGAATAATTGGCATTACCTTGGAAACACGGCCCGACTATATCAACGCCCAAGAAATAAAAAAAATGCGCGAGCTTGGCTGCACGCGCGTTGAATTGGGCGTACAAAACATCGACGATAAAATTCTAAAACAAAATCAACGCGGACATAGTATTAATGAAACTATTAAAGCCACTGAATTATTAAAAGATACTGGGTTTAAAGTCTGCTACCATATCATGCCTGGCATGTTCGGCGCTACTGTCAAGAAAGATTTGATTATGTTTAAAAAATTATTTTCTTTGCCAAACTTTCAACCTGATATGCTTAAAATCTATCCATGCGTAGTAACTAAAGGTTCTCCGCTTTATAAACTATGGCAAAATAAAAAATATCGGCCTTATCAAAATCAACAATTAATAAAACTATTAACACAAATAAAATCGACCATTCCGCCATATGTTAGAATAACTCGCATTATTCGCGACATCCCTTCTTCTAAAATTGAAAGCGGCAGCCGTATTTCTAATTTACGCGAAGTAATACAAAAAGAAATGAAAAAATCAGGACTATCTTGCCGTTGCCTTCGCTGCCGAGAAATAAAAGATATAAAATTTAAAATCGGCAACATTAAACTAAAAAAAATCACCTACTCGGCCAGCGGCGGCCAGGAAATATTCCTATCATTTGAAAATAAAAATAAATTGCTCGCCTTTTTGCGTCTAAGATTACCCCAGCGGTTTAGGTCACCGTTTTCCGCCTTAAACGGCGCAGCTCTTATTCGCGAGCTTCATACTTATGGCGAAATGGTGCCTATCGGCCAAAAGAAAAAAGTTGCTCAACACATCGGTTTAGGAAAAAAATTAATTCTGGAAGCGGAAAAATTAGCCAGGCAGGCCGGTTATAAAAAAATCGCTGTCATTTCCGGCGTGGGCGTGAGAAATTATTATCGCCGAATTGGCTATCAACTAAGACAAACATATCTTATTAAAAACGTCAAATAA
- a CDS encoding methyltransferase domain-containing protein: MKQAKAEQIIKETKENYNALARDFSNTRAFLWKEFQDLLVYIKNGDRVLDLGCGNGRLAELFKNRPVEYVGVDNSEELISLAKKNQPVKMLKEPKFFVADALNLPFRPSDFNEIFSTAVLHHIPSYKLRLKFLQDCYSYLKPGGYLLLTVWNFYQPRLLMKYKIWSIIFGFHKREFDRGDVVVPWKMPIVSKGEKLKFKIFERYYHAFTEGELQRLVSAAGFQVIDHYYVCKGKKTNWIKGFNLVLIAQKQ; the protein is encoded by the coding sequence ATGAAACAAGCCAAGGCTGAACAAATTATTAAGGAGACCAAAGAAAACTATAATGCGTTGGCCCGCGACTTTTCTAATACTCGAGCTTTTCTCTGGAAAGAATTTCAAGATTTATTAGTTTATATTAAGAATGGCGACAGGGTTTTAGATTTAGGCTGCGGCAATGGTCGATTGGCCGAACTTTTTAAAAATCGACCGGTTGAATATGTCGGTGTTGATAATTCAGAAGAATTGATATCTTTGGCTAAAAAAAATCAGCCGGTTAAAATGTTAAAAGAGCCAAAGTTCTTCGTAGCCGACGCTCTTAATCTGCCCTTTCGTCCATCGGATTTTAACGAAATTTTTTCCACGGCGGTGCTACATCATATTCCTTCTTACAAATTACGCTTAAAATTTTTACAGGATTGTTATAGTTATCTTAAACCGGGCGGATATCTACTTTTAACGGTTTGGAATTTTTATCAACCAAGATTATTAATGAAATATAAAATTTGGTCAATTATTTTCGGTTTTCATAAAAGAGAATTTGACCGCGGCGACGTGGTTGTCCCTTGGAAAATGCCAATTGTCAGCAAGGGAGAAAAACTAAAATTTAAAATTTTTGAACGATATTATCATGCCTTTACCGAAGGTGAATTACAACGCCTGGTTTCAGCAGCCGGTTTCCAGGTAATTGACCATTATTATGTTTGTAAGGGCAAAAAGACAAATTGGATTAAGGGATTTAATTTAGTTTTAATTGCTCAAAAGCAATAA
- the murI gene encoding glutamate racemase: MIGIFDSGIGGLTVVKKFFDWFDKDNLSYRLLYFGDTARTPYGNRGEEVIKQYALEDAKLLIERGAKIIVIACNTVSAIATDYLKNNLSVPVFEVVSPAAQKAVAITRHNRIGILGTRATINSKIYDHLIKQYAAKAHKKIGVFENSASLLVPLVEEGWLDTPETKRIIKKYLSPLKAAQIDTLILACTHYPFLIKEIEAKLNKQVKLVDPALEVVLQVKEFLKNNSAIEQQLNHKSKHQFLVSDLTNRVQNLAARWLGEKIKLEKVNLK, encoded by the coding sequence ATGATTGGAATTTTTGACTCTGGAATTGGCGGTTTGACCGTGGTTAAAAAATTTTTCGATTGGTTTGATAAAGATAATTTATCTTATCGACTTTTGTATTTTGGTGATACGGCCAGAACTCCGTACGGCAACCGAGGGGAGGAGGTTATAAAACAATACGCGCTTGAAGACGCAAAATTATTAATTGAACGCGGAGCAAAAATAATTGTCATTGCCTGCAATACTGTCTCGGCTATAGCAACCGATTATTTAAAAAATAATTTATCAGTACCGGTTTTTGAAGTGGTTAGTCCGGCCGCACAAAAAGCAGTTGCCATTACTCGTCATAATCGCATTGGTATCTTGGGTACTCGCGCTACGATTAACTCGAAGATTTATGATCATTTAATTAAACAATATGCGGCTAAAGCACACAAAAAAATCGGCGTTTTCGAAAATAGCGCCAGCTTGCTGGTGCCGCTAGTAGAAGAAGGCTGGCTTGATACACCTGAAACTAAAAGAATAATTAAAAAATATTTATCGCCATTAAAAGCGGCTCAAATCGACACTCTTATTTTGGCCTGTACGCATTATCCGTTTTTAATCAAAGAGATTGAGGCCAAATTAAATAAACAAGTAAAATTGGTTGATCCGGCTCTAGAAGTTGTTTTACAGGTAAAAGAATTTTTAAAAAATAATTCTGCGATAGAACAACAATTAAATCATAAAAGTAAGCATCAATTTTTAGTTTCCGACCTAACCAATCGCGTGCAAAATTTAGCAGCAAGATGGTTGGGAGAAAAAATTAAATTGGAAAAAGTTAATTTAAAATGA
- the ruvX gene encoding Holliday junction resolvase RuvX: MILSIDHGTKYIGLAIADEKIRIAHPRGFLLNKNYEYVLAEIKNIITEQKISLIVVGQPLGLSGQATEQTKLANKFIEQLRNDLNLPVDIFNETMTTKMAGQVGGKKENSSGHDAAAAIILQDYLDRLGNKN, from the coding sequence ATGATTTTAAGTATTGATCACGGTACAAAATATATCGGATTAGCCATTGCGGACGAAAAAATTAGGATTGCTCATCCGCGAGGATTTTTGTTAAATAAAAATTATGAATATGTTTTGGCGGAAATAAAAAATATAATCACCGAACAAAAAATATCATTAATTGTGGTCGGACAACCCCTTGGCTTGTCTGGCCAGGCGACAGAGCAAACTAAATTGGCCAACAAATTCATTGAACAACTAAGGAACGATCTAAACTTGCCCGTTGATATTTTCAATGAAACCATGACCACTAAAATGGCTGGTCAGGTAGGCGGTAAAAAAGAGAATAGCAGCGGACACGACGCAGCTGCGGCCATAATTTTACAAGATTATTTAGATAGGCTGGGAAACAAAAATTAA